One genomic window of Manihot esculenta cultivar AM560-2 chromosome 16, M.esculenta_v8, whole genome shotgun sequence includes the following:
- the LOC110603331 gene encoding arf-GAP domain and FG repeat-containing protein 1 isoform X1, giving the protein MLKREKEEERIERIIRGLLKLSENRRCINCNSLGPQYVCTTFWTFVCTNCSGIHREFTHRVKSVSMAKFKAEEVSALQAGGNERARQIYFKEWDPQQNSYPDGSNMHKLRDFVKHVYVDRKYTGERSHERLPKLRLSGKEEFHEKKKLGIYSGSYRSPNYENRYDQKGRSLPGGISDDKSRRYYNDERRSPCFAREHSIYGGFKKSPLRFEVVDDRFRDDGTQNTRESANHRFLHRNGSFGSLSPDRVKRRDLSSPPVARPIEDILGKNAPVLQVGERSKATIGKNSDGSAHNQVIASSGSKGSIDGKTAEEKNQKLESLINFDSDSMPSNAEAGPQTQENHQLSDGGNHKSNESSTKQVVPQVPKPNTLELLLFELSVPSVGSAGSVPEDSNNDKPPSTTSGGNMPMSSGISAAEPPGMMLALPENVGGSTSAPGGNVPFDVVSPASPPGQMLAVSTSAAIPSEGNMPNGNVSAAVPVGQILTSSNNDGPSSNALRENKAASGIPQSAPVEQTLSLFDTFDSTTPSTTSLHVQPSEGTPSQAAPDIHGDSIFKFTNKQQVRSMQQHQLFAFPAAENGPGGQPTSTTKVGDLNNQLCTSLNAPDAQGPFSASAFFAHDVTKANRDSSSGTKSQQFPVETKSIERKELPADLFAASYSPVTGSIPGWQSALPYGMGFSTQYYPNAVPVLPYPNQAKSSNPFDLNNESTSAQDSPAAPANVLVPRNLMPATGIDTNSLGLMAPSYASVLPSSPFASPNSGAYMGPQVHMNGQPSRLQGAAGGYGTDAYFGSLNMDHQSSGGYSLPSAPNSLPSMGGNPFG; this is encoded by the exons ATGTTGAAAAGGGAGAAGGAAGAGGAGAGAATTGAAAGGATCATTCGCGGTCTTCTCAAACTTTCTGAGAATCGAAGATGTATAAATTGCAATAGTTTG GGACCACAATATGTTTGCACAACTTTCTGGACATTTGTTTGCACAAATTGTAGTGGAATACA TCGGGAATTTACACATAGAGTAAAATCGGTGTCAATGGCTAAATTTAAAGCAGAAGAAGTTAGTGCTCTTCAAGCTGGGGGAAATGAG AGAGCACGACAAATTTATTTCAAAGAATGGGATCCTCAGCAGAACTCATATCCTGATGGCAG TAATATGCATAAGCTTCGAGATTTTgtcaagcatgtttatgtggaTAGAAAATATACTGGTGAGAGAAGTCATGAAAGGCTGCCAAAGCTGAGATTG AGTGGCAAGGAGGAATTCCATGAGAAAAAGAAGCTTGGTATATATTCTGGTAGCTATAGAAGTCCTAATTATGAGAATAGATATGACCAGAAAGGAAGATCTCTTCCTGGTGGGATCAGTGATGACAAAAGTAGAAGATATTATAATGATGAAAGAAGAAGTCCTTGTTTTGCCCGAGAACATTCAATATATGGGGGTTTCAAGAAAAGTCCTCTCCGATTTGAAGTTGTTGATGACAGGTTTCGAGATGATGGAACTCAAAACACAAGGGAATCTGCTAACCATCGGTTTTTGCATAGAAATGGCAGTTTTGGAAGCTTGTCACCTGACCGTGTAAAGAGAAGGGATCTGTCTAGCCCCCCTGTGGCACGACCTATTGAAGATATCCTAGGGAAGAATGCTCCAGTTTTGCAAGTAGGTGAACGTTCTAAAGCAACTATTGGGAAAAATTCTGATGGCTCTGCTCACAATCAG GTCATTGCATCTTCTGGCAGCAAAGGATCTATTGATGGGAAAACAGCAGAAGAAAAAAATCAGAAATTGGAAAGCTTGATTAATTTTGATTCTGATTCCATGCCCTCCAATGCTGAAGCAGGACCACAAACACAGGAAAATCATCAATTGAGTGATGGAGGCAATCACAAGTCTAATGAATCTTCCACAAAGCAAGTTGTACCACAGGTCCCAAAACCGAATACTTTGGAATTATTGCTATTTGAATTGTCAGTTCCCTCTGTTGGAAGTGCTGGTAGTGTACCTGAAGATTCAAATAATGATAAGCCTCCGTCAACTACATCTGGAGGCAATATGCCCATGAGTTCTGGCATTTCAGCAGCAGAGCCACCAGGGATGATGTTAGCTTTACCAGAAAATGTCGGAGGTTCTACCAGTGCACCTGGAGGGAATGTGCCCTTTGACGTTGTTTCACCAGCTTCACCTCCTGGGCAGATGTTGGCAGTATCCACTAGCGCTGCGATTCCATCAGAAGGCAACATGCCCAATGGTAATGTTTCAGCAGCTGTGCCTGTGGGGCAGATTTTGACATCATCAAATAATGATGGTCCCTCTAGCAATGCATTAAGAGAAAATAAGGCTGCTAGTGGTATTCCCCAATCTGCACCTGTGGAGCAAACATTATCATTATTTGATACTTTTGATTCTACGACTCCATCAACAACTAGCTTGCATGTGCAACCTTCTGAAGGAACTCCTTCACAAGCTGCACCTGATATTCATGGTGATTCGATTTTCAAGTTCACAAATAAGCAACAGGTACGCAGCATGCAGCAACATCAGCTTTTTGCATTTCCTGCTGCAGAGAATGGACCTGGTGGACAACCAACTAGTACTACAAAAGTCGGAGATCTAAATAACCAG cTGTGTACTTCATTAAATGCGCCTGATGCTCAAGGACCTTTTAGTGCCTCTGCATTCTTTGCTCATGATGTCACAAAAGCAAACCGAGATTCCAGTTCTGGAACTAAATCCCAGCAATTTCCTGTGGAAACAAAGTCTATCGAAAGAAAGGAACTCCCAGCA GACCTTTTTGCTGCAAGTTATTCACCAGTGACTGGCTCAATTCCAGGTTGGCAAAGTGCTCTACCTTATGGCATGGGATTCAGCACGCAGTATTATCCTAATGCAGTG CCTGTGCTCCCATATCCTAACCAAGCAAAATCAAGCAACCCATTTGATCTAAACAATGAATCCACTTCAGCACAAGATTCACCG GCAGCGCCTGCTAATGTGTTGGTTCCTAGGAACTTAATGCCTGCTACTGGCATCGACACAAATTCTTTAGGGTTAATGGCACCGTCTTATGCATCAGTGTTACCATCTTCTCCCTTTGCATCACCCAATTCTG GTGCATACATGGGGCCACAAGTACACATGAATGGACAACCTTCTAG GCTACAAGGAGCTGCAGGTGGCTATGGTACTGATGCCTATTTTGGCTCACTAAATATGGACCACCAATCTTCCGGCGGGTATTCACTACCTTCTGCACCAAATTCACTTCCTTCCATGGGAGGGAACCCTTTCGGATAA
- the LOC110603331 gene encoding uncharacterized protein LOC110603331 isoform X2, which yields MAKFKAEEVSALQAGGNERARQIYFKEWDPQQNSYPDGSNMHKLRDFVKHVYVDRKYTGERSHERLPKLRLSGKEEFHEKKKLGIYSGSYRSPNYENRYDQKGRSLPGGISDDKSRRYYNDERRSPCFAREHSIYGGFKKSPLRFEVVDDRFRDDGTQNTRESANHRFLHRNGSFGSLSPDRVKRRDLSSPPVARPIEDILGKNAPVLQVGERSKATIGKNSDGSAHNQVIASSGSKGSIDGKTAEEKNQKLESLINFDSDSMPSNAEAGPQTQENHQLSDGGNHKSNESSTKQVVPQVPKPNTLELLLFELSVPSVGSAGSVPEDSNNDKPPSTTSGGNMPMSSGISAAEPPGMMLALPENVGGSTSAPGGNVPFDVVSPASPPGQMLAVSTSAAIPSEGNMPNGNVSAAVPVGQILTSSNNDGPSSNALRENKAASGIPQSAPVEQTLSLFDTFDSTTPSTTSLHVQPSEGTPSQAAPDIHGDSIFKFTNKQQVRSMQQHQLFAFPAAENGPGGQPTSTTKVGDLNNQLCTSLNAPDAQGPFSASAFFAHDVTKANRDSSSGTKSQQFPVETKSIERKELPADLFAASYSPVTGSIPGWQSALPYGMGFSTQYYPNAVPVLPYPNQAKSSNPFDLNNESTSAQDSPAAPANVLVPRNLMPATGIDTNSLGLMAPSYASVLPSSPFASPNSGAYMGPQVHMNGQPSRLQGAAGGYGTDAYFGSLNMDHQSSGGYSLPSAPNSLPSMGGNPFG from the exons ATGGCTAAATTTAAAGCAGAAGAAGTTAGTGCTCTTCAAGCTGGGGGAAATGAG AGAGCACGACAAATTTATTTCAAAGAATGGGATCCTCAGCAGAACTCATATCCTGATGGCAG TAATATGCATAAGCTTCGAGATTTTgtcaagcatgtttatgtggaTAGAAAATATACTGGTGAGAGAAGTCATGAAAGGCTGCCAAAGCTGAGATTG AGTGGCAAGGAGGAATTCCATGAGAAAAAGAAGCTTGGTATATATTCTGGTAGCTATAGAAGTCCTAATTATGAGAATAGATATGACCAGAAAGGAAGATCTCTTCCTGGTGGGATCAGTGATGACAAAAGTAGAAGATATTATAATGATGAAAGAAGAAGTCCTTGTTTTGCCCGAGAACATTCAATATATGGGGGTTTCAAGAAAAGTCCTCTCCGATTTGAAGTTGTTGATGACAGGTTTCGAGATGATGGAACTCAAAACACAAGGGAATCTGCTAACCATCGGTTTTTGCATAGAAATGGCAGTTTTGGAAGCTTGTCACCTGACCGTGTAAAGAGAAGGGATCTGTCTAGCCCCCCTGTGGCACGACCTATTGAAGATATCCTAGGGAAGAATGCTCCAGTTTTGCAAGTAGGTGAACGTTCTAAAGCAACTATTGGGAAAAATTCTGATGGCTCTGCTCACAATCAG GTCATTGCATCTTCTGGCAGCAAAGGATCTATTGATGGGAAAACAGCAGAAGAAAAAAATCAGAAATTGGAAAGCTTGATTAATTTTGATTCTGATTCCATGCCCTCCAATGCTGAAGCAGGACCACAAACACAGGAAAATCATCAATTGAGTGATGGAGGCAATCACAAGTCTAATGAATCTTCCACAAAGCAAGTTGTACCACAGGTCCCAAAACCGAATACTTTGGAATTATTGCTATTTGAATTGTCAGTTCCCTCTGTTGGAAGTGCTGGTAGTGTACCTGAAGATTCAAATAATGATAAGCCTCCGTCAACTACATCTGGAGGCAATATGCCCATGAGTTCTGGCATTTCAGCAGCAGAGCCACCAGGGATGATGTTAGCTTTACCAGAAAATGTCGGAGGTTCTACCAGTGCACCTGGAGGGAATGTGCCCTTTGACGTTGTTTCACCAGCTTCACCTCCTGGGCAGATGTTGGCAGTATCCACTAGCGCTGCGATTCCATCAGAAGGCAACATGCCCAATGGTAATGTTTCAGCAGCTGTGCCTGTGGGGCAGATTTTGACATCATCAAATAATGATGGTCCCTCTAGCAATGCATTAAGAGAAAATAAGGCTGCTAGTGGTATTCCCCAATCTGCACCTGTGGAGCAAACATTATCATTATTTGATACTTTTGATTCTACGACTCCATCAACAACTAGCTTGCATGTGCAACCTTCTGAAGGAACTCCTTCACAAGCTGCACCTGATATTCATGGTGATTCGATTTTCAAGTTCACAAATAAGCAACAGGTACGCAGCATGCAGCAACATCAGCTTTTTGCATTTCCTGCTGCAGAGAATGGACCTGGTGGACAACCAACTAGTACTACAAAAGTCGGAGATCTAAATAACCAG cTGTGTACTTCATTAAATGCGCCTGATGCTCAAGGACCTTTTAGTGCCTCTGCATTCTTTGCTCATGATGTCACAAAAGCAAACCGAGATTCCAGTTCTGGAACTAAATCCCAGCAATTTCCTGTGGAAACAAAGTCTATCGAAAGAAAGGAACTCCCAGCA GACCTTTTTGCTGCAAGTTATTCACCAGTGACTGGCTCAATTCCAGGTTGGCAAAGTGCTCTACCTTATGGCATGGGATTCAGCACGCAGTATTATCCTAATGCAGTG CCTGTGCTCCCATATCCTAACCAAGCAAAATCAAGCAACCCATTTGATCTAAACAATGAATCCACTTCAGCACAAGATTCACCG GCAGCGCCTGCTAATGTGTTGGTTCCTAGGAACTTAATGCCTGCTACTGGCATCGACACAAATTCTTTAGGGTTAATGGCACCGTCTTATGCATCAGTGTTACCATCTTCTCCCTTTGCATCACCCAATTCTG GTGCATACATGGGGCCACAAGTACACATGAATGGACAACCTTCTAG GCTACAAGGAGCTGCAGGTGGCTATGGTACTGATGCCTATTTTGGCTCACTAAATATGGACCACCAATCTTCCGGCGGGTATTCACTACCTTCTGCACCAAATTCACTTCCTTCCATGGGAGGGAACCCTTTCGGATAA